The Papaver somniferum cultivar HN1 chromosome 6, ASM357369v1, whole genome shotgun sequence genome segment ATTCATTTAATATCCCTTTGGTGTCATTGACATAAGAGATGTCGTTTCTAGTCTATCTGTTTCTATTTCTATATATGGAAAGTTaagaaatcatcatataataatcgagaaattgcaatagaaaagaaaaaaggggggTTTGTGATGATTTTAAATCTTTTCTACTAGGTAATCTATTATCCTTATGCATGAAGATAATAAATTCGGTCGTTGTGGTCGGACTCTATTATGGATTTCTGACCACATTCTCCATAGGGCCCTCTTATCTCTTCCTTCTCCGAGCTCGGGTTATGGAAGAAGGAACCGAGAAGGAGGTATCAGCAACAACGGGTTTTATTACGGGACAGCTCATGATGTTCATATCGATCTATTATGCGCCTCTCCATCTAGCATTGGGTAGACCTCATACAATAACTGTCCTAGTTCTACCGTATCTTTTGTTTCATTTCTTCTGGAACAACCACAAAAACGTTTTTGATTATGGATCTACTACCAGAAACTCAATGCGTAATCTCAGCATTCAATGTGTATTCCTGAATAATCTCATTTTTCAATTATTCAACCATTTCATTTTACCGAGTTCAACATTAGCCAGATTAGTCAACATTTATATGTTTCGATGCAACAACAAGATGTTATTTGTAACAAGTAGTTTTGGTGGTTGGTTAATTGGTCACATTTTATTCATGAAATGGGTTGGATTGGTATTATTCTGGATACGGAAAAATAATTCTATTAGATCGAATAAGTACCTTGTGTCAGAATTGAGAAATTCTATGGCTCGAATCTTTAGTATTCTCTTATTTATCACCTGTGTCTACTATTTAGGCAGAATGCCGTCGCCTATTGTTACTAAGAAACTAAAAGAAGAAACTGCCGAAACGGAAGAAAGGGGGGAAAGTGAGGGAGAAACAGATGTAGAAATCGAAACAATTTCCGAAACGAAGGGGACTAAACAGGAAGAAGGATCCATCGAAGAAGACCCTTCCCCTTCCCTTTGTTCGGAAGAAAATTCGAAGTTAGAAATACTTAAACTTAAAGAAGATAAAGACCTCCTCTATCATAAATTGTTGTAaattaatattaataaaaaaattaataaaaaaaatgaatagaAGAATAGATAAGAAGATATTCTTCCGCCCCCTACATTTTTGATCCCATCTCCTACAAATAAACTTGTAATACCGACTCCATTTGTAATTCCATCAATTACTCGTCTATCAAAAAACTGAGTGAATCCAACCAGTCTTCTTATACCGGTATTTAAGGTTGCTGCATAAAAACTATCTATGTAACCACGATTATATGACCAATTATATATCACGTTTACTATTTTGTCCCAAAGACCTCTTTTAGGCCCCATTTTAACAAATGAATTAATTAAGTCCAAATTATGTAAAAATGAATAAACAGGCCTATATAAAAAGAACGCAAAAAAGATTCCTAAATAAGCTATACTGACTGACAAAATTGCATTTGTAAGAAATTCATACCAATCAACGGAATTGCTCGAATTTGAATGTAAAAGGTTTATATATGGAGTTAACAAATTTGATAATATATTCAAATCCATTCCTTTATAATCAAAAGGAATTCCGATAAACCCAACACACAAAGTAACGAATCCTAATATAAGAAGGGGAAAAAGCATAGTATTTTACGATTCATAAGGATAtggattattttctttatttttaaaatgAGTAAATGTAATAAGCGGTTGCGTTCCTTTTTTTACATTTCTATCAATTGAATATGCTTTCTTCGAAAAAAAAgtaactcttttgtttttttttgctgttgATAAAAAGAACTTCTTGTTGATTACGTTCTGTCTTTCTTTACCCCAGATGGATATTGAATAAAACGATCTGTTTTTTTTAGCGCTGAAATTTTGAGAATAGACGTTTAAATGTCCCGCAAAAGTAAGTAAATACATCCGAAACATATAAAATGCAGTTAATCCGGCTGTGAAATAAGCTATTATCGCAAAAATAGGTGAATATACCCAACTATCACTAAGAATTTCATCTTTTGACCAAAAGCAAGCAAGAGGTGGAATACCACAAAGAGAAAGTGTACCTATCAAAAAAGCTGTTTTCGTAATCGGCATATATTTTGTTAACCCGCCCATAAGAGCCATATTTTGACTTTGATTTGGAGAATATCCAACAATACTTTCCATACAATGAATAATGGATCCGGAGCCTAAAAATAATAATGCTTTTGAATAGGCATGGGTGATCAAATGAAATAAAGCAGCTCGATATGATACCATACCTAAAGCTAACATAATATAACCCAACTGCGACATTGTCGAATAAGCTAAACTTCTCTTAATGTCTCTTTGGGCAAGAGCCAAAGTGGCTCCTAAAAGTACGGTTATAATACCTATCAAAGAAATAAGGTTCATTATGTAAGGTATAACTGTGAAAAGAGGGTAAAGTCGAGCTACAAGAAAAATTCCCGCTGCTACCATAGTAGCAGCGTGTATAAGAGCTGAAATAGGGGTAGGCCCCTCCATGGCATCAGGTAACCATACATGAAGGGGGAATTGTGCAGATTTTGCAACTGCACCAAGGAATAATAGGGCGGCACACAGAGTAAGAAATAAAGAATTTAAACCATTATTCTCAATCAAGTTAGTGACTATTTTAAACAAATCTCGAAATTCAAAACTACCCGTTATCCAATAAAGACCTAAGATTCCTAATAATAAACCAAAATCCCATACACGATTAGTTACAAACGCTTTTTGACAAGCATTTGCTGCAATTGGTCGTGTGAACCAAAAACCTATTAATAGATACGAGCACATTCCAACTAACTCCCAAAAAATATAAATTTGTATTAAATTTGAACTAGTAACTaatcctaacatggaagtattggAAAAACTCATATAAGCAAAAAATCTCAAATATCCTTCATCATGAGACATATAATTATCACTATAAATAAGAACCATAATTCCAACAGTAGTGATTAATATTAACATAATAGAAGTAAGTGGATCGATCAAGTCGCCAAACTCTAAAGAAAAATCATTATTTATAGTCCAAGACCATaaatattgatagatggaactaccATTCATTTGTTGAATAGACAGATCGATTGAAAAAAGCATAACTATACTTAGTAATAAAACAATAAGAAAAGCCCAGAAACGGCGGAGGTTTTTTGTTGTCGTTGGAACAAGGAGAAGCCCCACCCCTATTGCTATAGGAACTGGAAGTGGAACGAAAGGTATGATCCATGCATATTGATATGTATGTTCcataagaaaataaaactttttttttcaattcaccAGCTCTTATATCTTTCGGAAGgagcaataaaataaagaaaagacaGAACTAAAATAGAATTTTGAATTCTTAAACCTTTCTAATTCTTTCcctccaaaaaagaaaaactcaGAAGTTACAATAGGTcaaaaaatcaaatcatttttaaAAAGGTACCGCTTAGTGATTACCTAGGATATTTATGAAGATACAGAATCAGAATATGCAATTTCaatttctttattattattataatccaTATTCATTGATCAAGGAAAAACAATTAAGTAATTTAATTATAGTAAAAAAGTGCTTTATTCTGGTATGTAAGATCCATCAAAAACTTTATTGAACATAGGATCTATCAAAAACTTGACCCCCAAAAAAGACCTTGTGATTTGAGTTAGTATATTTGTAAGACTTTACTAATTCTTCTCGGGTGGATTCTAGATTCTATTCCCCAAAAACAACGGATACTTTTAGAAAACTCTACGATATTCGGCACTTTGATACCCACGACTTCGTGTAGAATTGAAAAACGGACTTAGTTAAATGGCTTTTTCTCAAGTGTTTATTATATTAACAGATTCCAATCAGTCTCATTCCTTTTTTCCTATTTTGAAATTTTCATTTAATTAAGGGTACTGTACTCTATTGAATTGATGAATTTCTAGAAAAAAGGTTACAGTTACAGTATTCTTCTCTTAAATTAAGGTAAGCGTTTTCCaatttttctctttattttcttaaataaaatagaatacgATGAGCCGTAGCCCCATTTTTTATGACGGTGACATAGATATAGATTCGAACGAAGATTAGTATATAAAAATTCTTCTTTATTTGGATATTGTATGTAATAAAAATGTGAATTAAAGTATtccgaaaataaagaagaaattaaGATATCCAACTTTTCTCCGGAAATCCTATATGGGACTCACACATCCATATTGTATATTATCAAGAAAGTATGATCTAGGGATAAAtatatagctaaagaaaaaaatgaCCCGTTTTGAACAATACATGTCTTTCACATCCAACTATAACAATGAGTAACCTCTTTATTTtaaaatggccgttccaaagaAACGTACTTCTATATCAAAAAAGCGTATTCGTAAAAACATTTGGAAAAGAAAAGGATATTTGGCTGCGCTAAAAGCTTTTTCCTTAGCAAAATCTCTTTCTACCGGGAAGTCAAAAAGTTTTTTTGTGCAACAAACAAATAAACAAGTATTGGAATAATCTAAATCGATATGCCTCGATGAATTTGCTAATTAAATTGATAAGATGAACGATTCACATTAACTTCTATTTTTAACTGATCAATATGAGGTGGCACTTTCGATTGTCGTATTTAGGATAGGAAGCCTTTCATTTCCGAAATAAAAAGGTACTATGTTTTTTTGGTCAAACGAAAAAACATAGTACTTGATAGAAAGTTTCActtttattttgaggtttttttaatgACTATGGATACAATAGATTTTTTCGTTTTGTTCGGACccatgaaatcatcaaaaaagaaTCAATAAAGAAAGGGGTTTTTTATTTCTATACCTGAATTGAGAGCAGAACTCTCTAGTTCCGACTAATCCGTTTTGGGAGAACGGAAACCTCTCGAAAAGTCAATCGTTAAGACGAAAATCATCCTATAAGAGATTATTGAACGTTCAAATAGAAATGAGAGGGGGCCTTTAATTTGATTTGcatttttcctaaaaaatattaCATTGAATTGACTCCTTACAATCTCGACGTTTGAGTGCGGATGGGCTATTATGCTTTCGAGCAAGCCGCTATGGTGAAATCGGTAGACACGCTGCTCTTAGGAAGCAGTGCTAGAGCATCTCGGTTCGAGTCCGAGTGGCGGCATCTTCTAAAAGAGATACAATAAATTCTATAATGAAAATGAAATGGATTACGCATTTCCATTCCAGTGTTAAAGGACTCCCTttttattttaggattttttattatattttcgaCTTTAGAACATATATTAACTCACATCTCTTTTTCAATTGTTTCAATTGTAATTACGATTTATTTGATGACCCTATTAGTCCACGAAACCATAGGACTACATGATTCGTCAGAAAAGGGCATGATAGCTACCTTTTTTTGTATAACAGGATTATTAGTTACTCGTTGGATTTATTCGGAACATTTTCCCTTAAGTGATTTATATGAATCATTAATATTCCTTTCATGGGGCTTTTCCATTATTCATATGGTTCCTAAAATATGGAATCATAAAAATGATTTAAGCGCAATAACTGCACCAAGTACTATTTTTACCCAAGGATTTGCTACTTCAGGTCTTTTGACTGAAATGCATCAATCCACAATATTAGTACCTGCCCTCCAATCTCAGTGGTTAATGATGCACGTAAGTATGATGATATTGAGCTATGCAGCTCTTTTATGTGGATCATTATTATCAGTATCTCTTCTAGTCATTACATTTCGAAAAAGCCTAGGGGTCTTTGGTAAAAACAATCATTCATTAATTGGGCCGTTTTCATTTGATTTTGATTAGATTCAATATGTAAATGAAAGAAGCAATGCTATACTAAACAATTCTTTACTTTCATTTAGAAATTATCACAGATATCAATTGATTCAGCAATTGGATCGTTGGAGTTATCGTGTTATTAGTCTAGGATTTATCTTTTTAACGGTTGGTATTCTTTCAGGAGCAGTGTGGGCTAATGAGGCGTGGGGGTCATATTGGAATTGGGACCCCAAAGAAACTTGGGCATTTATTACTTGGA includes the following:
- the LOC113290661 gene encoding uncharacterized protein LOC113290661 → MEQRIIPDLHRGIDGDSQISQNRIKEKRGVCDDFKSFLLGNLLSLCMKIINSVVVVGLYYGFLTTFSIGPSYLFLLRARVMEEGTEKEVSATTGFITGQLMMFISIYYAPLHLALGRPHTITVLVLPYLLFHFFWNNHKNVFDYGSTTRNSMRNLSIQCVFLNNLIFQLFNHFILPSSTLARLVNIYMFRCNNKMLFVTSSFGGWLIGHILFMKWVGLVLFWIRKNNSIRSNKYLVSELRNSMARIFSILLFITCVYYLGRMPSPIVTKKLKEETAETEERGESEGETDVEIETISETKGTKQEEGSIEEDPSPSLCSEENSKLEILKLKEDKDLLYHKLL